Part of the Candidatus Rokuibacteriota bacterium genome, GTGAACACGAGATAGTGGGCGCCGGCCGCGAGCACCGCCACCCCGAGCGTGACCGGCCACCGGTAGCCTTCCAGCCACCGCAGGAGCACGATCAGGAACAGCACCGTGCCCAGGATCATCCCGACCACCTTGAGCAGCGCCACGAAGGCCACGGTGACGGCCAGCACGACGACGAGCCGTCTGAGCCCCTCGCCCCGGGGCAGCCACGCCGGCCCGGCGACGCCGGAGCGGACGGCGCCCACCAGCTGCATCCCCGCCAGCACGGCCATCCCCACGCCGAGCCAGAAGGGCAGGAAGGCCGATCCCGGGCCGCTGGCCCCCCAGTAGGTGTAGTGCCTGAGCGCCCCCACCGCGAAGGCCACGGAGAAGGCCAGGAGCGCGGCCCCGGCGATCCGGTCGGCGCAGCGCATGGCGGACGGGGCTCCCGGCTACTTCTTGATGGCCCCGAGGCCTTTCAGCGCGGCCTCGTACTTGCCGTTGAGGCCGTCCAGATACTGGTTCGCCTCCTCCCCCGTCCAGGCCGTGGGCGTGAGGAGGTTCCGCTTGATGTACTGCTCCTGCCACTTCGGGGTCTCCACCACCTTCTTGAGCGTCTCCTGCCACCACCGGACGGCCTCCGGGCTCATCCCCGCCGGCCCCACGACGCCGCGCATCTGCTCCCAGTAGAACTCCCACCCCTTCTCGGCGAAGGTGGGCAGGTCCGGCGCGTCCTTCAGCCGCTTCCGGGCAGCCACCGCCAGGTTCTTGGCCTTCCTGGCCTCCACCTGGGCCACGATCTCGTTGGGGTTCATGACGCCCGCGTCCACGTGCCCGCCCATGAGCGCCGCCGTGCACTCGCCGCCCGAGTTGAAGGGGACGTACTTGAGCTTGATGCCCGCGGCCTTCTCGAAGAGGTGGGTGAAGATGTGGTCCTCGCTGTTGGTGCCCGTCCCGGCCACGCTGAGCTGGCCGGGACGCTCCTTGGCGGCCCTGACGAACTCCTCGATGGTCTGGTACTTGGAGTCCGACCGCACCGAGATCATCAGCTCGTCGATGGCCACGATCATCAGAGCCGTCATGGCATCCCGGTGGTTGCCCGGGAGCCGCCCCTCGACCTTGCCCGAGACGATGGTGGGGGCCGCCCCCGCGACCACGTGGGAGTCGCCCTTCTTGGTGATCAGGTAGGTGTAGCCCACGACGCCGCTGCCTCCGGCGCGGTTCACCACGTTGATGGGCACGGGCGACCACCTGTGCTCGTCGATGATGCCCACGATCATGCGCATGAGGTTGTCAGTGCCGCCGCCGGGGGCGAAGGGCACCACGACCTCGATGGCC contains:
- a CDS encoding tripartite tricarboxylate transporter substrate binding protein; amino-acid sequence: MATLRLLAASLAAVMLVSTSAAPATAQVKYPSKAIEVVVPFAPGGGTDNLMRMIVGIIDEHRWSPVPINVVNRAGGSGVVGYTYLITKKGDSHVVAGAAPTIVSGKVEGRLPGNHRDAMTALMIVAIDELMISVRSDSKYQTIEEFVRAAKERPGQLSVAGTGTNSEDHIFTHLFEKAAGIKLKYVPFNSGGECTAALMGGHVDAGVMNPNEIVAQVEARKAKNLAVAARKRLKDAPDLPTFAEKGWEFYWEQMRGVVGPAGMSPEAVRWWQETLKKVVETPKWQEQYIKRNLLTPTAWTGEEANQYLDGLNGKYEAALKGLGAIKK
- a CDS encoding tripartite tricarboxylate transporter TctB family protein, translating into MRCADRIAGAALLAFSVAFAVGALRHYTYWGASGPGSAFLPFWLGVGMAVLAGMQLVGAVRSGVAGPAWLPRGEGLRRLVVVLAVTVAFVALLKVVGMILGTVLFLIVLLRWLEGYRWPVTLGVAVLAAGAHYLVFTYWLRVPFPVSALGF